Proteins encoded together in one Planctomyces sp. SH-PL14 window:
- a CDS encoding DUF1553 domain-containing protein, with translation MKWILCLSFLAAALTGALPEAEAAPPLDFNRDIRPILANHCWNCHGPDEASREAELRLDLRESALAATPSGRRAIVAGDASASELVARIEVTDDAQMPPASFQKPLSPRQRELLKQWIAEGAPYSAHWAFVAPQRPALPEVADSRWPRSEIDRFVLHRLEAEKLSPAPEADRGTWLRRVTLDLTGLPPTPDERSRFLADSSPHAYEAVVDRLLESPRHAERMAMQWLDSARYADTNGYNNDEVRTLWPWRDWVIDAFARNLPYDRFLTEQLAGDLLPEATLSQKVATGFSRNHVLTTEGGIVEEEYRVEYVADRVHTTATVFLGLTMQCARCHDHKYDPLTQRDYYRFAAFFDNVPDKVVPYSQGRMAEPLLKVPTPAQQAEIARLETRREELGRQLRDRAAAVDPDLTAWEAALTPAEIEQASPVGLLAHFPLDETEGTAIANGVAAGGGGVLQGTLKSTEGKLGRAVEFDGTQFIAADEVGRLESDKPCSFAAWVYPTSGEASTVLSRIDEGNAYRGYDLILEGGKVASHFVHHWPDRAFKVITKQPLSFNAWHHVVVTYDGSRRAAGMRVYVDGQPQEIEATTDNTLDGPLETDKPFHIGRRNGSAPFRGRIDDVQLYSTVLAPEEAGRLATGRTLAGLKGILATAAAERTPVQRERLKAYYLDQVDAASRGWRTELAEIPKQIAEVDKAIPVTMVMAEMSPRRKTHLLKRGQYDQPGEEVQPGVVDLFPEVPADVASRLDLARWLTHPKHPLTARVAVNRWWEMLLGTGLVETVEDFGIQGALPTHPELLDWLATELIRQNWNTRALLRQIVLSATYRQSSRTTPELLERDPRNRLLARGPRYRLPAETVRDNALAISGLLVERVGGPSVKPYQPEGLWEDVSVERRDKYAPDLGDGLYRRSMYTFWKRTCPPPGMSAFDAPDRETCVVRRSRTNTPLQALVLLNDPTYVEAARKLAERTLLGSADDNARLVRLFELAVCRTPDAPETELLLRVEKEARAKFTADPDAAKKLLAVGHSPLPEKLDPAELAAWTTVASLVLNLDETISKP, from the coding sequence ATGAAGTGGATCCTCTGCTTGTCCTTCCTGGCGGCCGCGCTCACCGGAGCTCTGCCGGAAGCCGAGGCCGCGCCGCCGCTGGACTTCAACCGCGATATCCGGCCGATCCTCGCCAACCACTGCTGGAACTGCCACGGGCCCGACGAAGCCTCCCGCGAAGCGGAGCTCCGCCTCGACCTCCGCGAGAGCGCCCTCGCCGCCACACCCTCCGGCCGCCGCGCGATCGTGGCCGGAGATGCCTCGGCCAGCGAGCTCGTCGCCCGCATCGAAGTGACCGACGACGCCCAGATGCCGCCCGCCTCGTTTCAGAAACCGCTCTCGCCGCGGCAGCGGGAACTCCTGAAACAGTGGATCGCCGAAGGGGCTCCCTATTCCGCGCACTGGGCCTTCGTCGCTCCCCAGCGACCGGCCCTGCCGGAGGTCGCGGACTCCCGGTGGCCGCGCAGTGAGATCGACCGGTTCGTTCTCCACCGGCTCGAGGCTGAGAAACTGTCCCCCGCGCCGGAGGCGGACCGCGGAACCTGGCTCCGGCGGGTCACCCTCGACCTCACGGGGCTGCCGCCGACGCCGGACGAGCGGTCCCGGTTCCTGGCCGACTCGTCGCCCCACGCCTACGAGGCGGTCGTCGACCGGCTGCTCGAATCGCCGCGGCATGCCGAGCGGATGGCGATGCAGTGGCTCGACTCCGCCCGCTACGCCGATACGAACGGCTACAACAACGACGAAGTCCGCACCCTCTGGCCGTGGCGGGACTGGGTCATCGACGCCTTTGCCCGGAACCTGCCGTACGACCGGTTCCTGACCGAACAGCTCGCCGGCGACCTCCTGCCGGAAGCGACCCTGAGCCAGAAGGTCGCCACGGGGTTCAGCCGGAACCACGTCCTGACGACCGAAGGGGGGATCGTCGAGGAGGAGTACCGCGTCGAGTATGTCGCCGACCGGGTCCACACGACCGCCACGGTCTTCCTCGGGCTGACGATGCAGTGCGCCCGGTGCCACGATCACAAGTACGACCCGCTGACGCAGCGGGACTATTACCGCTTCGCCGCCTTCTTCGACAACGTCCCGGACAAGGTCGTCCCTTACAGCCAGGGACGGATGGCGGAGCCGCTGCTGAAGGTCCCCACTCCCGCCCAGCAGGCCGAGATCGCACGCCTCGAAACGCGGCGCGAGGAACTGGGCCGGCAGCTCCGCGATCGCGCGGCGGCGGTCGATCCGGATCTGACGGCCTGGGAAGCGGCCCTGACTCCCGCCGAGATTGAGCAGGCGAGCCCGGTCGGACTCCTCGCGCACTTCCCGCTCGACGAGACGGAGGGGACCGCGATCGCCAACGGCGTCGCGGCGGGCGGCGGCGGAGTCCTCCAGGGGACGCTCAAGTCGACCGAGGGGAAACTCGGCCGGGCGGTCGAGTTCGACGGGACGCAGTTCATCGCGGCGGACGAAGTCGGCCGGCTGGAGAGCGACAAGCCGTGCTCATTCGCGGCCTGGGTCTATCCCACGAGCGGCGAGGCGAGCACCGTCCTCTCCCGCATCGACGAGGGGAACGCCTACCGGGGCTACGACCTGATCCTGGAAGGGGGCAAGGTCGCCAGCCATTTCGTCCACCACTGGCCCGACCGGGCCTTCAAGGTGATCACGAAGCAGCCGCTGTCATTCAACGCGTGGCACCATGTCGTCGTGACCTACGACGGCTCGCGGCGGGCGGCGGGGATGCGGGTGTATGTCGACGGGCAGCCGCAGGAGATCGAGGCGACGACCGACAACACGCTCGACGGCCCGCTGGAGACCGACAAGCCGTTCCACATCGGCCGCCGCAACGGTTCCGCGCCGTTCCGGGGCCGGATCGACGACGTCCAGCTCTACTCGACCGTCCTGGCCCCCGAGGAAGCGGGCAGGCTGGCGACCGGCAGGACCCTCGCCGGGCTGAAAGGGATCCTGGCGACCGCCGCGGCCGAGCGGACGCCGGTGCAGCGCGAGCGGCTCAAGGCCTACTACCTCGATCAGGTCGACGCCGCGTCGCGGGGCTGGCGGACCGAGCTGGCCGAGATCCCGAAGCAGATCGCGGAAGTCGACAAGGCGATCCCGGTCACGATGGTGATGGCCGAGATGTCCCCCCGCCGGAAGACGCACCTGTTGAAGCGCGGGCAGTACGACCAGCCGGGTGAGGAAGTGCAGCCCGGGGTCGTCGATCTCTTTCCCGAGGTTCCGGCGGACGTCGCGAGCCGTCTCGATCTGGCCCGGTGGCTGACGCATCCGAAGCATCCGCTGACGGCCCGCGTCGCGGTGAACCGCTGGTGGGAGATGCTGCTCGGAACCGGGCTCGTCGAGACGGTCGAAGACTTCGGGATCCAGGGCGCTCTGCCGACCCATCCGGAGCTTCTCGACTGGCTCGCGACGGAGCTGATCCGGCAGAACTGGAATACCCGGGCGCTGCTCAGGCAGATCGTCCTCTCGGCGACGTACCGCCAGTCCTCCCGGACGACTCCGGAACTCCTGGAACGCGATCCGCGGAATCGGCTGCTCGCCCGCGGGCCGCGGTATCGGCTTCCCGCCGAGACCGTCCGCGACAACGCGCTTGCGATCAGCGGCCTGCTGGTGGAGCGGGTCGGCGGACCGAGCGTGAAGCCGTACCAGCCGGAAGGACTCTGGGAAGACGTCTCGGTGGAGCGCCGGGACAAGTACGCCCCGGACCTGGGGGACGGCCTCTATCGCCGCAGCATGTACACCTTCTGGAAGCGGACCTGTCCGCCGCCGGGGATGTCCGCCTTCGATGCCCCGGACCGCGAGACGTGCGTCGTCCGCCGCTCCCGGACCAACACGCCCCTCCAGGCGCTCGTCCTGCTCAATGACCCGACCTATGTCGAGGCCGCGCGGAAACTCGCGGAGCGGACTCTCCTCGGTTCGGCGGACGATAACGCTCGGCTCGTCCGGCTGTTCGAGCTGGCGGTCTGTCGAACTCCGGACGCCCCGGAGACCGAACTGCTCCTGCGGGTGGAGAAGGAGGCCCGGGCGAAGTTCACCGCCGATCCGGACGCCGCGAAGAAGCTGCTTGCGGTGGGACACTCGCCGCTGCCGGAGAAGCTCGACCCGGCGGAGCTGGCCGCCTGGACGACCGTCGCCAGCCTGGTTCTGAACCTCGACGAGACGATCTCGAAGCCCTGA
- a CDS encoding DUF1501 domain-containing protein: MNPVAEYLQQLTRRTLLKGAGAAAGTAALAGLLARETRAEGLRGIVPTQLAPKAKRIIYLFQSGGPSHLELLDYKPRLKELHGTELPDSIRQGQRLTGMTSGQKSFPVIAPKFPFQQAGEGGTWLSSLLPHTAKVLGDICLVRSVHTEAINHDPAITFIQTGSQQPGRPSLGAWLSYGLGCEAENLPAFIVLISHGSGKDSNQGLLERLWGSGFLPSSHQGVKLRSSGDPVLYLSDPPGIDRDLRRSMLDGLAKLNERQLERTGDPEVATRIAQYEMALRMQASVPDLTDLSQETAGTFELYGEEAKTPGTFAANCLLARRLLERGVRCVQLYHRGWDQHGGLPTNIPKQARDVDQPQAALISDLKERGMLDDTLVVWGGEFGRTVYGQGGLQDDYGRDHHGRCFSVWLAGGGIRPGHVHGETDDFGYNITRDPVHIHDLNATILHALGYDHKRLTYRFQGRDYRLTDVHGEVVTPILS, translated from the coding sequence ATGAATCCCGTCGCCGAATACCTGCAGCAACTGACCCGCCGTACCCTCCTCAAAGGGGCCGGGGCCGCAGCCGGGACCGCGGCCCTCGCCGGTCTGCTGGCCCGCGAGACCCGGGCCGAGGGACTGCGGGGAATCGTGCCGACGCAGCTGGCGCCGAAGGCCAAGCGGATCATCTACCTGTTCCAGTCCGGCGGGCCGTCGCACCTGGAGCTCCTCGACTACAAGCCCCGGCTCAAGGAGCTCCACGGGACGGAGCTTCCCGACTCCATCCGCCAGGGACAGCGGCTGACCGGCATGACCTCCGGCCAGAAGAGCTTTCCCGTCATCGCCCCGAAGTTCCCGTTCCAGCAGGCAGGCGAGGGGGGGACGTGGCTCAGCTCGCTCCTGCCGCACACGGCGAAGGTCCTCGGCGACATCTGCCTCGTCCGCTCGGTCCACACGGAAGCGATCAACCACGACCCGGCCATCACGTTCATCCAGACCGGCTCGCAGCAGCCGGGGCGGCCGTCCCTCGGCGCCTGGCTGAGCTACGGCCTCGGGTGCGAGGCGGAGAACCTGCCGGCCTTTATCGTCCTGATTTCGCACGGGTCCGGGAAGGACTCCAACCAGGGGCTCTTGGAGCGGCTGTGGGGGAGCGGGTTCCTGCCGTCGAGCCATCAGGGGGTGAAGCTCCGGAGCAGCGGCGACCCGGTCCTGTACCTTTCGGACCCGCCGGGGATCGACCGCGACCTGCGGCGGTCGATGCTGGACGGACTGGCGAAGCTCAACGAGCGGCAGCTCGAGCGGACAGGCGACCCCGAGGTCGCGACCCGCATCGCGCAGTACGAGATGGCGCTCCGGATGCAGGCCTCCGTCCCCGACCTGACTGATCTTTCGCAGGAGACGGCCGGCACCTTCGAGCTTTACGGCGAGGAGGCGAAGACGCCCGGGACCTTCGCCGCGAACTGCCTGCTGGCCCGCCGGCTCCTGGAGCGGGGCGTCCGCTGCGTGCAGCTCTACCACCGCGGATGGGACCAGCACGGCGGCCTCCCGACGAACATCCCCAAGCAGGCGCGCGACGTCGACCAGCCGCAGGCGGCCCTGATCTCCGACCTCAAGGAGCGGGGGATGCTCGACGACACGCTCGTCGTCTGGGGGGGCGAGTTCGGCCGGACCGTGTACGGCCAGGGGGGCCTGCAGGACGACTACGGCCGGGACCATCACGGCCGCTGCTTCTCGGTCTGGCTGGCCGGGGGCGGGATCCGGCCCGGCCACGTCCACGGCGAGACCGACGACTTCGGCTACAACATCACCCGCGATCCGGTCCACATCCACGATCTGAACGCGACGATCCTGCACGCGCTCGGCTATGACCACAAGCGGCTGACCTATCGCTTCCAGGGCCGGGACTACCGCCTCACCGACGTCCACGGCGAGGTCGTGACCCCGATCCTCTCCTGA
- a CDS encoding tetratricopeptide repeat protein has protein sequence MNDRMANRQDRADNLQDRISNRGENWQDIRNDWADNAGDRWDDWSENYWDNAHDMNHDHWHDHWDNYWDHMWNEHPVYTALGVTAWGVNRLGYWFGYGGGYSNPYYSDAGSYGGGGYYDYSQPLATYEQVSYPAEQAVPATSSEPVPATAPAGAAPEAAAETSPLEKAYDEARQAFYDSDYPKALEKVNAALALAPNDAALHEFKALSLFALGKYSDAAATIHAVLAVGPGWDWTTFIRMYPAADVYTAQLRALEAAVLEKPKAADLRFLLAYHYITCNSIPAATAQLKEVTLLQPQDTVAQQLLTMLGGPAAAPSTPETAPPKPAGPAAAPAVPKQDLVGVWKAKGQGGSSFELSLNDKSEFKWTFTGKGKSTAIEGVYATEGNSLVLQPDAGGVMVAEVTSPKNGGFHFQQVGAPAGDKGLDFTK, from the coding sequence ATGAACGACCGGATGGCGAATCGGCAGGACCGGGCGGACAACCTTCAGGACCGCATCAGCAACCGGGGCGAGAACTGGCAGGACATCCGCAACGACTGGGCGGACAACGCCGGTGATCGGTGGGACGACTGGTCCGAGAACTACTGGGACAACGCCCACGACATGAACCACGACCACTGGCATGACCACTGGGACAACTACTGGGACCACATGTGGAACGAGCACCCGGTGTACACGGCACTGGGGGTGACCGCCTGGGGGGTCAACCGGCTCGGGTACTGGTTCGGCTACGGCGGCGGCTACTCCAACCCGTACTACAGCGACGCCGGCAGCTACGGAGGGGGCGGGTACTACGACTACTCCCAGCCGCTCGCGACGTACGAGCAGGTCAGCTATCCGGCGGAACAGGCGGTTCCCGCCACGTCGTCCGAACCGGTGCCGGCCACGGCCCCGGCCGGCGCGGCTCCCGAAGCCGCTGCCGAAACCAGCCCGCTGGAGAAGGCCTACGACGAAGCGCGGCAGGCCTTCTACGACAGCGACTACCCGAAGGCGCTGGAGAAGGTCAATGCGGCCCTGGCCCTCGCGCCGAATGACGCTGCGCTGCATGAGTTCAAGGCGCTGAGTCTCTTCGCCCTGGGCAAGTATTCCGACGCCGCGGCGACGATTCACGCCGTCCTGGCGGTCGGCCCCGGCTGGGACTGGACGACCTTCATCCGGATGTATCCGGCGGCGGACGTCTACACCGCGCAGCTCCGCGCGCTGGAAGCGGCCGTCCTCGAGAAGCCGAAGGCCGCGGATCTCCGCTTCCTCCTGGCCTATCACTACATCACCTGCAACTCGATCCCCGCCGCGACGGCGCAGCTCAAGGAAGTCACGCTGCTGCAGCCTCAGGACACCGTCGCCCAGCAGCTCCTCACCATGCTCGGCGGCCCCGCCGCGGCACCCTCCACTCCGGAAACCGCGCCGCCGAAGCCCGCCGGGCCGGCCGCGGCTCCCGCGGTCCCCAAACAGGACCTCGTCGGAGTCTGGAAGGCCAAGGGACAGGGAGGTTCCTCCTTCGAGCTGAGTCTGAACGACAAGAGCGAGTTCAAGTGGACCTTCACCGGCAAGGGAAAGTCGACCGCCATCGAAGGGGTCTATGCGACCGAGGGGAATTCGCTCGTGCTGCAGCCCGATGCGGGGGGCGTGATGGTGGCGGAAGTCACCTCGCCCAAGAACGGCGGCTTCCACTTCCAGCAGGTCGGCGCACCGGCTGGAGACAAGGGGCTCGATTTCACCAAGTGA
- a CDS encoding YybH family protein produces the protein MSVVLRLALIAFAVFLSREFCSAEDAASTARKGGQGAAEAAGSPAAKAVPEAADDTPSPDEKAIQDAAVSFVDAYNAKDAAAITALFDAGARLEEADGTMTVGAEAIQEAFAAEFEAEPTAEIGLDMTSLRLITPDIAIEEGATEFYPDGETLTSRGRYLVVHQKKDGVWRMISARSIEKTVVSNYEYLRNLEWLVGDWIDEDATEVVQTTFRWDEGRNFLLQEFQVVRGAEVLLKGTQRIGWDPQKKQFRSWVFDSRGGFGASSWVQSDDAWVVTTTGVSSDGTNKSETRTLVPGQDRIHVLVSNRLTGGEAQADLEFTMVRRPPSPVASNAPAAPVVP, from the coding sequence ATGTCTGTCGTGTTGCGTCTGGCGTTGATCGCCTTCGCCGTCTTTCTGAGTCGTGAGTTCTGTTCGGCCGAGGACGCGGCCTCCACCGCCAGGAAGGGTGGCCAGGGCGCTGCGGAGGCGGCCGGCTCGCCCGCTGCGAAGGCCGTCCCCGAGGCGGCAGACGACACCCCTTCGCCAGACGAGAAGGCGATTCAGGACGCGGCGGTCAGTTTTGTCGACGCGTACAACGCCAAGGATGCCGCGGCGATCACCGCGCTCTTTGACGCCGGGGCGCGGCTCGAAGAAGCGGACGGGACGATGACCGTGGGAGCGGAGGCGATCCAGGAGGCCTTCGCGGCGGAGTTCGAGGCCGAGCCGACGGCCGAGATCGGTCTCGACATGACCTCCCTGCGACTGATCACGCCGGACATCGCCATTGAAGAGGGGGCGACGGAGTTCTACCCGGATGGGGAGACGCTGACCTCCCGGGGTCGCTACCTCGTTGTCCACCAGAAGAAGGATGGGGTGTGGCGGATGATCTCGGCCCGCTCGATCGAGAAGACGGTCGTCAGCAACTACGAGTACCTGCGAAACCTGGAATGGCTCGTCGGGGACTGGATCGACGAAGACGCCACGGAAGTCGTGCAGACGACATTCCGCTGGGACGAGGGGCGCAACTTCCTGCTCCAGGAGTTCCAGGTCGTCCGAGGAGCCGAGGTCCTGCTGAAGGGGACCCAGCGGATCGGTTGGGATCCGCAGAAGAAGCAGTTCCGGAGCTGGGTCTTTGATTCCCGCGGAGGCTTCGGTGCGTCGAGCTGGGTGCAGTCGGACGACGCCTGGGTCGTGACGACGACCGGCGTAAGTTCCGACGGCACGAACAAGTCCGAGACCCGCACGCTTGTCCCGGGCCAGGACCGGATCCACGTTCTCGTCTCCAATCGGCTGACCGGTGGAGAAGCACAGGCGGACCTGGAGTTCACGATGGTTCGTCGTCCGCCGTCGCCTGTTGCAAGCAACGCCCCCGCTGCGCCGGTCGTCCCCTAA
- the aspA gene encoding aspartate ammonia-lyase: protein MKTLLDRIEPAAVAMGIPASELVALMQKGTSTPFEGGACLFHESMPREWFGIVESGTVDIVRGLHGSQTHLATLTAGALIAEGLLLDDGAHSTSAYARGTGTSVIVIRRAVMNELKAARPDVYYRLVARVAQRISDRLRIASDAIAAQKALAPEVTSYRTEHDSLGEREIPNNVYYGVQTVRALENFAISGVPLRTFAHFVNGLACVKKAAAQANAELRCIPRESADAIVKACDEILAGRLHSHFVVDMMQGGAGTSTNMNANEVIANRALEILGHSKGEYRHLHPNDHVNCSQSTNDAYPTAIKLAVIYSLKDTLAAMDELRIQLQGKEREFAHVLKMGRTENQDAVPMTLGQEFGAYAVMVQSAMAALGRSADELHEINMGATAIGTGICSPPGYADLVTKRLVETSGLPLRKALNLVEATQDSGAFAQMAATMKRAAVQVSKICNDLRWLSSGPRCGLNEINLPPMQPGSSIMPGKVNPVIPELVSQICFQIIGYDVTISMASEASELELNMAEPIIAYDLLHGLMILKNACVTLAARCISGITANEDRCRQFVQNSIGLVTALNPVIGYEKSASIAKEALRTGGSVYDLVLEKGWLSREQLDDLLSPASMTDPRQLPTE from the coding sequence ATGAAGACTCTCCTGGACCGCATCGAGCCCGCGGCGGTCGCCATGGGCATTCCGGCCTCCGAACTGGTCGCGCTGATGCAGAAAGGGACCTCGACCCCATTTGAAGGGGGAGCCTGCCTGTTTCATGAGTCGATGCCTCGCGAGTGGTTCGGGATCGTCGAGTCGGGAACCGTCGATATCGTTCGCGGACTGCACGGTTCGCAGACACACCTCGCGACCCTGACGGCCGGCGCTCTGATCGCCGAGGGCCTGCTCCTCGATGATGGGGCGCACTCCACCAGCGCCTACGCCCGCGGGACCGGCACGTCGGTCATCGTGATCCGCCGGGCCGTCATGAATGAGCTCAAGGCGGCCCGGCCGGATGTTTACTACCGGCTCGTCGCGCGGGTCGCCCAGCGGATCTCGGACCGCCTGCGGATCGCCTCCGATGCAATCGCCGCCCAGAAGGCGCTCGCGCCGGAGGTGACGTCGTATCGAACCGAGCACGACTCGCTCGGCGAGCGCGAGATCCCGAACAACGTCTACTACGGAGTCCAGACGGTTCGGGCTCTGGAGAACTTCGCCATCTCCGGCGTTCCGCTGCGGACGTTCGCCCACTTCGTCAACGGGCTCGCCTGCGTGAAGAAGGCGGCCGCCCAGGCGAACGCCGAGCTCCGGTGCATTCCCCGCGAGAGCGCGGACGCGATCGTCAAGGCGTGCGACGAGATCCTGGCCGGCAGGCTCCACTCGCATTTCGTCGTCGACATGATGCAGGGGGGCGCGGGGACCAGCACGAACATGAACGCCAACGAGGTGATCGCGAATCGGGCCCTCGAGATCCTGGGCCATTCCAAGGGGGAGTACCGGCATCTCCACCCGAACGACCACGTCAACTGCTCGCAGTCGACGAACGACGCCTACCCCACGGCGATCAAGCTGGCGGTGATCTATTCGCTGAAGGACACGCTCGCCGCGATGGACGAGTTGCGGATCCAGCTGCAGGGCAAGGAGCGGGAGTTCGCTCACGTCCTCAAGATGGGGCGGACGGAGAACCAGGACGCCGTCCCGATGACGCTCGGCCAGGAGTTCGGGGCCTACGCCGTCATGGTCCAGTCCGCGATGGCGGCCCTCGGGCGGTCGGCCGACGAGCTGCACGAGATCAACATGGGGGCCACGGCGATCGGCACGGGGATCTGCAGCCCTCCGGGCTACGCCGACCTGGTGACGAAGCGCCTCGTGGAGACCTCCGGGCTTCCGCTCCGGAAGGCCTTGAACCTGGTGGAAGCGACGCAGGACTCCGGCGCCTTTGCGCAGATGGCCGCCACGATGAAGCGGGCCGCCGTCCAGGTCTCCAAGATCTGCAACGATCTGCGGTGGCTCTCCTCCGGTCCCCGGTGCGGACTGAACGAAATCAACCTGCCGCCGATGCAGCCCGGATCTTCGATCATGCCGGGGAAGGTCAATCCGGTGATCCCGGAGCTGGTCAGTCAGATCTGCTTCCAGATCATCGGCTACGACGTGACGATCTCGATGGCGTCGGAAGCGAGCGAGCTGGAGCTCAATATGGCCGAGCCGATCATCGCCTACGACCTCCTGCACGGTCTCATGATCCTGAAGAATGCGTGCGTGACGCTCGCCGCCCGGTGCATCTCTGGAATCACGGCCAACGAGGACCGCTGCCGGCAGTTCGTCCAGAACAGCATCGGCCTCGTGACGGCGCTCAACCCGGTGATCGGCTATGAGAAGTCGGCGTCGATCGCCAAGGAAGCGCTGAGGACCGGCGGCAGCGTCTACGACCTGGTCCTGGAGAAAGGATGGCTCAGCAGAGAGCAGCTCGACGACCTGCTGAGCCCGGCGAGCATGACCGATCCCCGCCAGCTGCCGACCGAGTGA
- a CDS encoding anaerobic C4-dicarboxylate transporter family protein, with product MTLTLELLVLLAAIAIGARAGGVGMGLWGGVGLAVLVFLFGEKPGSIPGEVLLIILTVIMAASAMEAAGGIDYLVQVASRIIRRSPRHVTIVAPLVAYLFTFLSGTGHVFYPLLPVIYEVAMKGRVRPERPIAVATIASQQAITASPVSAATAALIAILGSHGIGLPSILLICVPSTLLGVVVAALVQTRVGVELDQDPEYLRRVAAGEVEDSKGTRDDEAPAALPRGAGASAGLFLAGVGVVVGCGLFPALRTVGPADARTAVSMPMTIAIVMFTVAAVMISLTTARADQIVRTKTCQAGLTAVIGILGLAWLGDTFIGANREVIIGGLSRMAEAYPALFSTGLFATSMLLYSQAATTQTLMPLGVTLGIAPAALTAMFPAVNGYFFIPTYGTLIAAVNFDRSGTTRIGKYVINHSFLLPGLVATVVAVSTGLVIAKLFF from the coding sequence ATGACGTTGACGCTCGAACTGCTCGTCCTCCTCGCCGCCATCGCCATCGGGGCGCGGGCGGGCGGAGTTGGAATGGGACTGTGGGGGGGCGTCGGCCTGGCGGTGCTCGTCTTCCTGTTCGGCGAGAAGCCGGGGAGCATTCCGGGCGAGGTCCTGCTGATCATCCTGACGGTCATCATGGCGGCTTCGGCCATGGAAGCGGCCGGAGGCATCGACTACCTCGTTCAGGTCGCCTCCCGGATCATCCGCCGCAGTCCGCGCCACGTCACGATCGTCGCCCCCCTGGTTGCGTACCTCTTCACGTTTCTCTCCGGCACCGGGCACGTCTTCTACCCGCTCCTGCCGGTCATCTACGAAGTCGCCATGAAGGGCCGGGTCCGGCCGGAGCGACCGATCGCGGTCGCCACCATCGCCTCCCAGCAGGCGATCACCGCCAGCCCGGTGTCGGCCGCGACGGCGGCGCTGATTGCGATTCTCGGCTCCCACGGGATCGGCCTCCCCTCGATCCTCCTGATCTGCGTCCCGTCGACGTTGCTCGGAGTCGTCGTCGCGGCCCTCGTTCAGACGCGCGTCGGCGTCGAACTGGACCAGGACCCGGAGTACCTGCGACGCGTGGCGGCGGGAGAGGTGGAAGATTCGAAAGGAACGAGGGACGACGAAGCGCCGGCCGCTCTACCACGTGGGGCCGGAGCGTCGGCCGGCCTCTTTCTGGCGGGGGTCGGCGTCGTCGTCGGCTGCGGACTGTTCCCGGCCCTCCGAACCGTCGGCCCGGCCGACGCGCGGACGGCGGTCTCGATGCCGATGACGATCGCCATCGTGATGTTCACGGTCGCCGCCGTCATGATCTCGCTCACCACAGCCCGGGCCGATCAGATCGTCCGGACCAAGACCTGCCAGGCCGGGCTGACGGCGGTGATCGGGATTCTCGGACTCGCCTGGCTGGGGGACACGTTCATCGGCGCCAACCGCGAGGTCATCATCGGAGGACTCTCGCGGATGGCCGAGGCCTATCCGGCCCTGTTCTCGACGGGGCTGTTCGCGACATCCATGCTGCTCTACAGCCAGGCCGCTACGACGCAGACGCTCATGCCGCTGGGAGTGACGCTCGGCATCGCCCCCGCCGCGCTGACCGCGATGTTTCCGGCCGTCAACGGGTACTTCTTCATCCCGACCTACGGAACGCTGATCGCCGCGGTCAATTTCGACCGCAGCGGAACCACGCGGATCGGGAAGTATGTGATCAACCACTCGTTCCTGTTGCCCGGTCTCGTCGCCACGGTCGTCGCCGTCTCGACCGGCCTCGTCATCGCAAAGCTCTTTTTCTGA